In Candidatus Defluviilinea proxima, a single genomic region encodes these proteins:
- a CDS encoding acyl-CoA thioesterase, translating into MSDSTPKPVRASRVTISQLMHPEHANMLGNVHGGWIMKLVDEAGALACMRHAQQKVVTVAIDSMTFREPIRIGDLIILNAEVTYTGRTSMETEVEVIAENPITGKRTHTNNAYLVYVALDDEGKPSPVPPLLAETDEEKRKMASALERQKYRLKK; encoded by the coding sequence ATGAGCGACTCCACTCCCAAACCTGTCCGCGCTTCGCGTGTGACAATTTCCCAATTGATGCACCCCGAACATGCCAACATGCTGGGCAATGTTCATGGCGGTTGGATCATGAAACTCGTGGATGAAGCGGGCGCGCTGGCCTGTATGCGCCACGCCCAGCAGAAGGTCGTCACGGTCGCCATCGACTCAATGACCTTTCGCGAACCCATCCGCATCGGCGACCTGATCATCCTCAACGCCGAAGTCACCTACACGGGCCGCACCTCCATGGAAACCGAAGTGGAAGTCATCGCAGAGAACCCCATCACCGGCAAACGCACCCATACTAACAATGCGTATCTCGTCTATGTGGCGCTGGATGACGAAGGCAAACCGTCACCCGTCCCACCATTATTGGCAGAGACTGATGAAGAAAAACGCAAGATGGCCAGCGCCCTTGAAAGACAGAAATACAGGTTGAAGAAATAA
- a CDS encoding uroporphyrinogen decarboxylase, whose translation MTTHKERIQAAMNGELIDRPPVALWRHFPVDDQSPELLAQATLQYQQTYDFDLVKVTPASSFCLRDWGAQDVWKGHTEGTRQYTKHVIHSPKDWETLPILDPTVPHLAGQLASLRLIRSALSPETPLLQTIFGPLAQAKNLAGNETLIAHMRLYPEAVMKGLATIAETTRRFAEACIEIGIDGVFYAIQHGQASLLTLEEYKTFGLPNDLKVLEPSNQLWCNLLHLHGHDVYFSLLESFNFQIVNWHDRETFPSLKEAQRIYPGVVCGGMRQDTLVYEKKAEVQKEAADAIQQTNGKRFILGTGCVVPIIASHGNILAARKSVE comes from the coding sequence ATGACCACGCATAAAGAACGCATCCAAGCTGCCATGAACGGCGAACTCATTGACCGTCCGCCAGTTGCGTTGTGGCGTCACTTCCCTGTGGACGATCAATCGCCTGAGCTACTCGCACAAGCCACCCTCCAGTATCAGCAAACGTATGATTTTGACCTCGTCAAAGTCACACCTGCATCGTCATTCTGTTTAAGGGATTGGGGTGCACAAGATGTATGGAAGGGTCACACCGAAGGGACTCGCCAATATACAAAGCATGTCATCCATTCGCCCAAGGATTGGGAGACACTTCCCATTCTTGACCCAACCGTTCCGCATCTTGCCGGACAATTGGCCAGCCTCCGTTTAATCCGCTCTGCACTCAGCCCGGAGACTCCCCTACTCCAGACGATCTTCGGTCCGCTGGCGCAGGCGAAGAATCTCGCAGGCAATGAGACTCTTATCGCGCACATGCGACTCTATCCCGAAGCCGTGATGAAAGGACTCGCCACGATCGCCGAGACAACCCGTCGTTTTGCAGAGGCGTGCATCGAAATCGGCATTGACGGAGTCTTCTATGCTATTCAACATGGACAAGCCAGTTTGTTAACTCTTGAAGAATACAAAACCTTCGGTCTGCCCAACGACTTGAAAGTACTGGAACCATCCAACCAATTGTGGTGTAACTTGCTTCACCTGCACGGACATGATGTTTACTTTTCACTGCTTGAGTCGTTTAACTTCCAGATCGTGAACTGGCACGATAGAGAAACCTTCCCGTCACTAAAAGAAGCACAACGAATCTACCCAGGGGTCGTATGCGGAGGCATGAGGCAGGATACGCTCGTTTACGAGAAGAAGGCTGAAGTCCAGAAAGAAGCGGCGGATGCCATCCAGCAAACAAATGGCAAACGGTTTATATTAGGAACGGGATGTGTTGTCCCGATCATCGCGTCGCATGGAAACATTCTTGCGGCCAGAAAGAGTGTCGAATGA
- a CDS encoding GNAT family N-acetyltransferase has protein sequence MSASKIINPAYRIETKRLVVRCYKPSDARLLAESVTESVEHLKPWMPWAHNEPEPFEEKEKRMLRFRGNFDLHEDYVYGIFNPEETKLIGGTGLHTRLGDKEIEIGYWIHKDYVNKGLVTESTSALIQVAFEVIHLHRVEIHCDVRNLASASIPRKLGFTHEGTLRQKTPFLDHWNDSMVWGLLESEYPNSPASRIKIKVFDARGNSLL, from the coding sequence ATGAGCGCATCAAAGATCATCAACCCAGCCTATCGCATTGAAACCAAACGGCTCGTAGTACGCTGTTACAAACCCTCTGACGCCCGTTTGTTAGCCGAGTCAGTCACGGAAAGCGTCGAACATCTCAAGCCCTGGATGCCCTGGGCGCACAACGAACCTGAACCCTTCGAAGAAAAAGAAAAGCGGATGCTACGGTTTCGCGGCAACTTCGATCTTCATGAAGATTATGTCTACGGCATCTTCAACCCCGAAGAGACCAAGCTCATCGGAGGCACAGGTTTACACACACGCCTTGGCGACAAGGAAATCGAGATCGGCTATTGGATCCACAAAGACTACGTCAACAAAGGCCTTGTCACTGAATCGACATCTGCGTTGATACAAGTCGCATTCGAGGTCATTCATCTTCATCGCGTTGAGATCCATTGCGACGTTCGCAATCTCGCGTCTGCATCCATTCCGCGTAAGCTCGGTTTTACACACGAAGGCACGCTCCGCCAGAAGACTCCTTTCCTTGACCATTGGAACGACTCAATGGTTTGGGGTTTACTCGAAAGCGAATACCCCAATAGCCCCGCATCCAGGATCAAGATCAAAGTCTTCGACGCACGTGGCAATTCGTTGTTGTGA
- a CDS encoding ATP-binding protein produces MTEPTPFPFLAIVGQQEMKLALLLGLINPNIGGILLIGPRGTAKTTAVRSLLNLLPSVERSTCYYGCLPEDIELGGIDAVCPDCAKKYGEGIPLTAPDPVRLIELPLNARLEDVVGGIDERAAAHDRMRVRRGILAQADRNILYIDEINLLSDEIIDSILDAAAQGTYTVRRGPLAATYRSRFVLVGSMNPEEGRLRPQILDRFGLRVIVRGLEDTKERLEAYRRVNAYLENPRQMIAQFAGEMEAASSEIRLARERVKKVKLPDTVANPAIELVQKMKVDSLRAEITWFEAARAYAAADGRDEVTNDDLKAVAPMTLRLRRSQYMNEYFKGQQSEEKEMQTLLGDFNKKKTIKKTSKRK; encoded by the coding sequence ATCACGGAGCCCACGCCTTTCCCTTTCCTTGCCATTGTCGGCCAACAGGAAATGAAACTCGCGCTCCTGCTCGGACTCATCAACCCCAACATCGGTGGGATTCTCCTCATCGGTCCGCGCGGCACAGCCAAAACGACAGCTGTCCGCAGTTTGCTGAATCTTCTCCCTTCCGTTGAACGGAGCACTTGCTACTATGGCTGTCTCCCAGAAGATATTGAACTCGGTGGCATTGACGCTGTCTGCCCGGATTGTGCAAAGAAATACGGCGAAGGGATTCCGCTCACGGCACCCGATCCTGTTCGATTAATTGAGTTACCACTCAACGCCCGCCTTGAAGATGTGGTTGGCGGCATAGACGAACGCGCTGCGGCACATGACCGTATGCGAGTCCGGCGCGGCATCCTTGCGCAGGCTGACCGCAACATCCTCTACATTGATGAGATCAACCTACTCAGTGACGAGATCATCGACTCCATTCTCGATGCCGCCGCACAAGGGACATATACCGTACGGCGCGGTCCGCTGGCGGCAACATATCGTTCGCGCTTCGTCTTGGTTGGCTCGATGAACCCCGAAGAGGGACGTCTGCGCCCGCAGATCCTCGACCGCTTTGGGTTACGCGTCATTGTGCGCGGACTCGAAGATACGAAAGAACGCTTGGAAGCGTATCGAAGAGTCAATGCCTATCTTGAGAATCCGCGTCAGATGATCGCGCAGTTTGCGGGTGAGATGGAGGCGGCCTCGTCCGAGATCCGCCTGGCGCGTGAGCGCGTGAAGAAAGTCAAATTGCCGGATACAGTCGCAAATCCAGCCATTGAGCTTGTACAAAAAATGAAAGTTGATTCCCTGCGCGCCGAGATTACATGGTTCGAAGCTGCGCGCGCCTACGCCGCCGCCGATGGCCGCGACGAAGTCACGAACGATGACCTCAAAGCTGTCGCGCCGATGACGTTACGCTTGCGTCGCTCACAATACATGAACGAATATTTCAAAGGCCAGCAAAGCGAAGAGAAAGAAATGCAAACCCTGTTGGGCGACTTCAACAAAAAGAAAACGATAAAGAAAACCAGCAAACGCAAATGA
- a CDS encoding SDR family oxidoreductase yields MRILITGAAGFLGSHLCDRLLSEGHQVIGMDNFVTGNPDNIAHLMGNENFSFQKHDVSNYIFVAGKVDAVLHFASPASPNPESPSGYFNLPIQTMKAGALGTHNCLGVAHKHKARFLIASTSEIYGDPLVHPQTEDYTGNVDPAGPRAVYDEAKRFAESLTMAYHRYHGVDTRIIRIFNTYGPRMDLEDGRALPNLLKQALLGQPLTVYGDGSQTRSFCYVDDLVDGIVKLLYSDEHLPVNVGNPNEMSILQFAETINKIVGNKGGITYKDARSVRDPQQRQPDITRARSILKWEPKVELEEGLRKTVPYFKQKLGLA; encoded by the coding sequence ATGCGTATTTTAATTACAGGAGCTGCCGGATTTCTTGGCTCACATTTATGTGACCGCCTTTTGAGTGAAGGACACCAGGTCATCGGGATGGATAATTTCGTGACCGGTAACCCGGATAATATTGCTCACTTGATGGGAAACGAAAACTTCTCATTCCAAAAGCATGATGTATCGAACTATATCTTTGTAGCCGGCAAAGTGGATGCCGTTCTGCACTTTGCGTCACCCGCCAGCCCCAACCCTGAGTCACCGTCTGGGTATTTCAACTTACCCATTCAAACCATGAAGGCGGGCGCTCTCGGTACGCATAACTGTTTGGGTGTGGCACACAAACATAAGGCTCGTTTCCTGATCGCATCGACCAGTGAAATTTACGGTGACCCACTCGTCCACCCGCAAACTGAAGATTACACCGGCAACGTGGACCCGGCCGGTCCCCGCGCAGTATATGACGAGGCCAAACGCTTCGCCGAATCATTGACAATGGCCTATCACCGTTACCACGGTGTAGACACACGCATTATCCGCATCTTCAACACCTACGGTCCGCGCATGGACCTTGAAGATGGCCGTGCCCTGCCAAACCTGCTCAAGCAAGCCTTGCTTGGTCAACCGCTCACTGTGTACGGAGACGGAAGCCAGACGCGTTCGTTCTGCTACGTGGACGATCTAGTGGATGGTATTGTCAAATTACTGTATTCTGATGAGCATCTGCCGGTCAACGTGGGCAACCCCAACGAGATGAGTATTTTGCAATTTGCTGAGACGATCAACAAGATCGTAGGCAACAAAGGCGGCATCACATACAAGGACGCACGCAGTGTCCGCGACCCGCAACAACGCCAACCCGATATCACACGCGCCCGTTCCATTCTCAAATGGGAACCCAAAGTGGAATTGGAGGAAGGCTTGCGCAAGACGGTCCCGTATTTCAAACAGAAGTTGGGGCTGGCATGA
- a CDS encoding sulfatase-like hydrolase/transferase: MRSINRREFLKLIPILSGALFSTANAVKNGVLKSTQDDLLNVVIFVFDALSASNMSIYGYQRDTTPNLTHFAQHANIYHSHYSGGSFTTSGTASLMTGTYPWTHRALNLFGLIERDLTQNNIFNVIGAQYERIAFSQNLLPNLFLEQFPNDLEVIMNPASFSLTNYLYGSIFKNDRKTSYRAQDFLALEEPTVLSHSLVFGPFINYLLERKRAAISKENNPLGIPQVKNGAFLFTLENLMNGIGDNLESSTGPYMHYYHIMAPHEPYRPDGKFYDRYNKDDFSLVKKPRAKFDTGYKQVRLDNNRKIYDAYIANIDDEFGRLLDRMERNGIFENSYVIITSDHGEMFERGIEGHLSSHLYEPGIHIPLLISAPGQKARKDIYTPTNSVDILPTISHNIHGTVPDWSEGKILPGLGGMDDLERSIFTVEAKSNSAFRPLTNTTIAMRKGNYKIVHYTGYKKVDDFFELYDIQNDPEELNDLYPSNPSISQALKEELLDTLQTQNKDS; the protein is encoded by the coding sequence ATGCGATCAATCAATAGACGGGAGTTTTTAAAACTTATCCCAATTTTAAGTGGAGCTTTATTTAGCACAGCCAACGCTGTAAAAAATGGGGTTTTAAAAAGTACCCAAGATGATCTCCTAAACGTTGTAATCTTTGTTTTTGATGCCCTATCAGCAAGCAACATGTCAATTTACGGGTATCAGAGGGATACAACGCCAAACTTGACACACTTCGCCCAACATGCCAACATCTATCACTCTCATTATTCCGGAGGCAGTTTCACTACATCAGGCACAGCATCACTGATGACAGGTACGTATCCTTGGACACATCGTGCCCTAAATCTATTTGGTCTCATTGAAAGGGATTTGACTCAAAACAATATTTTCAATGTCATCGGGGCACAATACGAACGTATCGCGTTTTCGCAGAATCTTCTTCCAAACCTCTTTCTGGAACAATTTCCTAATGATCTGGAAGTCATCATGAATCCAGCTTCATTTAGCCTTACAAATTATCTGTATGGGTCTATTTTCAAAAATGATCGAAAGACTAGCTATCGTGCTCAGGATTTTTTGGCACTTGAAGAACCAACCGTACTTTCTCACTCATTAGTATTTGGGCCATTTATAAATTATTTACTCGAGCGTAAACGCGCAGCGATCAGTAAAGAAAATAATCCATTAGGGATCCCACAAGTCAAAAATGGTGCATTTCTTTTCACTTTGGAAAATCTTATGAATGGGATAGGGGATAATTTAGAAAGTTCTACAGGACCATATATGCACTATTACCATATCATGGCGCCTCATGAACCATATCGTCCTGACGGTAAGTTCTATGATCGTTACAACAAAGATGATTTCAGTCTGGTTAAAAAGCCCAGAGCAAAGTTCGATACCGGCTACAAACAGGTGAGGTTGGATAACAATCGAAAAATATACGATGCATACATTGCCAATATTGACGATGAGTTTGGCAGGTTGTTAGACAGAATGGAAAGAAATGGCATTTTTGAAAACAGCTATGTAATCATCACATCGGATCATGGAGAAATGTTCGAGCGTGGCATTGAAGGGCACCTTAGTAGTCATTTATACGAGCCGGGCATTCATATACCTTTGTTAATCTCGGCCCCGGGCCAAAAAGCGCGCAAGGATATCTACACACCAACTAATAGTGTTGACATACTACCAACTATAAGCCACAACATACATGGGACAGTGCCCGACTGGAGTGAGGGAAAGATTCTCCCTGGGCTGGGAGGTATGGACGATTTAGAGCGCAGCATATTCACCGTGGAAGCCAAGTCCAATTCAGCATTCCGGCCACTCACAAATACAACTATTGCCATGCGAAAAGGGAATTACAAGATAGTACATTACACCGGCTATAAGAAAGTTGATGATTTCTTTGAGTTGTACGATATCCAAAATGACCCCGAAGAGCTTAATGACTTATATCCGTCCAACCCATCTATATCACAAGCATTGAAAGAAGAATTATTAGATACGCTTCAAACTCAAAACAAAGATTCGTAG
- the scpB gene encoding SMC-Scp complex subunit ScpB encodes MSESQPSSEQNIETELPLSVKLEAILFVAAEPVQIAQLATALDVSSSVVERGLNELDASLTTRGLRLQRHAGRVQLTTAPELAELIERFLGLEATSRLSRASLETLAIIAYQQPVTRPHIDSIRGVNSDSMIKSLLNKGLILESGRADGPGRPILYSTTPEFLQHFGLSSILEMPPLAKPEEEEEQQTTGELLKG; translated from the coding sequence ATGAGCGAATCTCAACCTTCTTCAGAGCAAAATATCGAAACTGAATTGCCACTATCTGTAAAGCTGGAGGCGATCCTGTTTGTTGCGGCGGAACCTGTGCAAATTGCCCAACTGGCAACCGCATTGGATGTGTCTTCTTCTGTCGTCGAGCGTGGACTTAACGAACTGGACGCCTCTTTAACTACCCGAGGCCTGCGTCTGCAACGACATGCTGGACGTGTACAACTGACGACTGCTCCTGAACTTGCTGAGTTGATCGAGCGTTTCCTTGGTCTGGAAGCAACTTCACGCCTGAGCCGTGCATCCTTGGAGACACTGGCCATCATTGCATATCAACAGCCGGTCACACGCCCGCACATTGACTCGATCCGTGGCGTGAACAGCGACAGTATGATCAAGAGTCTGTTGAACAAAGGCTTGATCTTAGAGTCGGGGCGCGCCGATGGGCCGGGACGTCCGATCTTGTACTCCACGACCCCCGAATTCTTGCAGCACTTTGGCTTGAGTTCCATTCTTGAGATGCCGCCACTGGCGAAACCTGAAGAAGAGGAAGAGCAACAGACCACAGGCGAGTTGTTGAAGGGATAA
- a CDS encoding G5 domain-containing protein, with product MPRFSLNSILFALLLAVSTLTACRSPQVTSEDIVVHITADGKTQDVTLPAGSTVSQAFQTAGITAGNLDKSEPPLYTVLNNGDTITLTRVEEKFETQEQVVPFERQVVRNESLPEGETRLVQAGVNGLEELTYRIVLENKEEISRSVVKSVTLQEGAPEIVMIGAQSSFAPLPIPGKIAYLAGGNAWIIDTSTANRTPIVTTGDLDGRIFFLSPNGSYLVFTRKSTKPADKEINTIWAVRTNGGKPFSTGISNVVHYAEWIPGTNSIAYSTVEPRSTAPGWQANNDLQRYSITTGAKAKILDASSGGVYGWWGMMYSFSPDGRLAYARPDGIGLVDIDKKYTKPMLDIIPFNTHSDWAWLPSITWGADGKTLYFTSHAPPPSLVSEEDSPFFDISAVSFENDANVEIIKQTGMFAYPSASYLQSSSSERQYQIAYLQAIFPEQSETSRYRVVVMDRDGSNRRTIFPANDAPGLQPQTPLWAPGQIDGQTGDFIAVVYQGNLWLIDSGNGQAYQVTGDGLITRIDWK from the coding sequence ATGCCCCGCTTCTCTCTTAACTCGATCCTGTTCGCTCTACTACTGGCAGTCTCCACGCTGACAGCTTGCCGCTCGCCGCAAGTTACGAGCGAGGATATTGTTGTCCACATAACAGCAGATGGCAAGACACAGGATGTTACATTACCAGCGGGAAGCACAGTATCGCAGGCATTTCAAACTGCAGGCATTACGGCTGGAAATCTCGATAAGTCTGAGCCGCCACTTTATACAGTGCTCAACAACGGGGACACCATCACACTCACTCGTGTAGAAGAAAAATTTGAAACGCAGGAACAGGTCGTTCCTTTTGAGCGACAGGTTGTACGCAATGAGTCGTTACCCGAAGGCGAAACAAGACTCGTCCAAGCTGGCGTAAACGGTTTGGAGGAATTAACCTATCGCATCGTGCTCGAGAACAAAGAAGAGATCAGTCGTTCGGTCGTCAAGTCTGTGACCTTGCAAGAGGGTGCACCGGAGATCGTAATGATCGGCGCACAATCATCTTTTGCGCCATTGCCTATCCCAGGCAAGATCGCTTACCTCGCTGGTGGCAACGCGTGGATCATTGATACATCCACTGCCAACCGCACGCCCATCGTCACCACCGGTGATCTCGATGGACGTATCTTCTTCCTCTCCCCCAATGGCAGTTATCTGGTCTTTACACGTAAATCCACCAAACCCGCTGATAAAGAGATCAATACCATATGGGCTGTACGCACGAATGGCGGCAAACCGTTCAGCACCGGCATCTCGAACGTTGTCCATTATGCCGAATGGATCCCCGGCACAAACTCCATTGCCTACTCCACTGTTGAGCCGCGCAGTACCGCCCCGGGCTGGCAGGCCAATAACGACCTACAACGTTACAGCATCACCACCGGCGCAAAGGCCAAGATCCTTGATGCGAGCAGCGGCGGCGTGTATGGTTGGTGGGGCATGATGTATTCTTTTTCGCCAGATGGACGTCTAGCATATGCCCGTCCAGATGGTATCGGATTGGTGGATATAGATAAAAAATATACCAAGCCCATGCTTGATATCATCCCCTTCAACACTCATAGTGACTGGGCATGGCTTCCCTCCATCACTTGGGGCGCGGACGGCAAGACGCTGTACTTCACATCCCACGCGCCGCCACCCAGCTTGGTAAGCGAAGAGGACTCACCGTTCTTTGACATCAGTGCCGTATCGTTTGAAAACGATGCCAATGTTGAGATCATCAAACAGACAGGCATGTTTGCTTATCCGTCTGCTTCATATCTACAATCGAGTTCGAGCGAAAGGCAATATCAGATCGCGTATTTGCAGGCGATCTTCCCCGAGCAAAGCGAGACGAGCCGCTATAGAGTCGTCGTGATGGATAGAGATGGATCGAACCGGCGAACAATCTTCCCTGCGAATGATGCGCCCGGTCTCCAGCCGCAGACTCCGCTTTGGGCGCCGGGTCAGATCGATGGGCAAACCGGTGACTTCATCGCAGTCGTCTATCAAGGCAATCTCTGGCTGATCGATAGCGGTAACGGACAGGCCTATCAAGTGACAGGTGATGGTTTAATCACAAGAATTGATTGGAAGTAG
- a CDS encoding rhodanese-like domain-containing protein, translated as MSKKNKKPVKSKNNSTLIWAGVGIAILVLVGIFLLQQNNAATTNKLPREISVSEASAKRDAGAFILDVREPDEWNESHIPGATLIPLGELASRVDELPKDQEIVVVCRSGNRSQQGRDALLSAGFSQVTSMAGGIKQWTAAGLETVSGP; from the coding sequence ATGAGCAAAAAGAACAAGAAACCGGTAAAGTCAAAAAATAATTCAACTTTGATCTGGGCGGGGGTGGGCATCGCTATACTTGTACTTGTCGGGATATTCCTTCTTCAACAAAATAACGCCGCAACCACCAACAAACTTCCTCGCGAAATTTCAGTTTCCGAGGCATCCGCAAAACGTGATGCAGGAGCTTTCATTTTAGATGTTCGTGAGCCAGACGAATGGAACGAGAGTCATATCCCCGGTGCAACATTGATACCACTCGGAGAGCTGGCATCACGTGTGGACGAATTACCAAAGGATCAGGAGATCGTCGTGGTATGTCGCTCCGGTAATCGCAGTCAACAAGGACGCGACGCTCTCCTTTCGGCAGGCTTTTCGCAAGTCACTAGTATGGCAGGTGGCATCAAACAATGGACAGCCGCAGGTCTTGAAACAGTCAGCGGACCGTAA
- a CDS encoding GtrA family protein gives MIIADAKERNRFFKFAVVGATGSVVDIGIMNLLTRLFHLPLVAAGSISFICAVTSNFIGNRYWTYPDSRSRPLAHQLGMFFLVNAIGIAIRIPILKYLEPPIALFIENMTHMTYQAADALAKNATLIFAIGVVMLWNFFINRYWTYNDVQ, from the coding sequence ATGATCATCGCAGACGCAAAAGAAAGAAATCGTTTTTTCAAATTCGCAGTGGTGGGCGCAACAGGTTCAGTAGTGGACATCGGCATTATGAATCTATTGACCCGCCTGTTCCACCTTCCGCTAGTGGCGGCAGGAAGTATCTCCTTCATTTGCGCGGTGACAAGTAATTTTATCGGTAACCGCTATTGGACATACCCCGACTCGCGCTCACGTCCGCTTGCCCATCAATTAGGCATGTTCTTTCTGGTGAACGCCATCGGGATCGCCATTCGCATACCGATCTTGAAATACCTTGAACCGCCCATTGCCTTGTTCATCGAAAACATGACCCACATGACTTACCAAGCGGCTGACGCTCTGGCCAAAAATGCGACCCTCATTTTTGCCATCGGTGTTGTCATGCTTTGGAATTTCTTCATCAACCGTTACTGGACGTATAACGACGTGCAATAA